Proteins from a single region of Amblyomma americanum isolate KBUSLIRL-KWMA chromosome 10, ASM5285725v1, whole genome shotgun sequence:
- the LOC144108708 gene encoding uncharacterized protein LOC144108708 translates to MPLDEHCGSCDMQLEELDSKIDCSDCRSVYHTGKCAGISDATIKSKGEQYRSAWRCSNCRRSKGRTPQLDRSSNDTNDQDVRALLKSINEKLEYLLPLKETVDSVEDTVQYMSDQYDELLTRVEKNEREVRELKHRVDKIEKQDDEITQLKNETDCLEWRSRKLNLEFHGIKAMKDENLIDEINRLATLNNLPQLQESDIVSTHRLPSKQDKIPGIICRFAKQSVRDKWWQNRKTLCQGNDSIFVLENLTKRTRTLLTETKLWAKANNYKYVWHNNNKVLVRKADGQNAVVISCSSDRDKLKEQIS, encoded by the coding sequence ATGCCCCTTGATGAACACTGTGGGTCATGTGATATGCAACTCGAGGAACTTGATTCCAAAATCGACTGTAGTGACTGTAGATCTGTCTATCACACGGGGaaatgtgcaggaatttcagaTGCTACTATCAAGTCCAAAGGGGAGCAGTATCGCAGTGCGTGGCGTTGCTCAAATTGCAGGCGTTCGAAAGGTCGTACTCCACAACTCGATAGATCCAGTAATGATACGAATGACCAGGATGTTCGTGCACTGCTGAAATCAATCAATGAAAAGCTGGAGTACCTTTTACCACTGAAAGAAACAGTTGACAGCGTCGAAGACACAGTTCAGTACATGAGTGACCAGTACGATGAGCTTCTAACTCGGGTAGAAAAGAACGAACGTGAGGTCAGGGAACTGAAACACAGGGTAGACAAGATTGAAAAGCAAGACGATGAAATAACGCAGCTGAAAAACGAAACGGACTGTTTGGAATGGAGAAGCCGAAAGCTGAACCTTGAGTTCCATGGAATTAAAGCAATGAAGGATGAAAACCTGATTGATGAGATAAATAGGCTGGCAACTCTAAACAACCTGCCACAGCTTCAGGAAAGTGACATAGTGTCCACTCATCGCCTTCCCTCAAAGCAAGATAAGATACCTGGCATTATCTGTCGTTTCGCCAAACAATCAGTAAGAGACAAATGGTGGCAAAACAGGAAAACACTGTGCCAGGGAAATGACAGCATTTTTGTGTTAGAAAACCTGACAAAAAGGACACGTACTCTGCTTACCGAAACAAAGCTCTGGGCCAAGGCAAATAACTACAAATACGTatggcacaacaacaacaaggtcttGGTCCGGAAAGCTGATGGGCAAAACGCGGTGGTCATTTCCTGCTCTAGTGACCGCGACAAACTTAAGGAACAGATCAGCTGA